A stretch of DNA from Magnetospirillum sp. WYHS-4:
CGTGGATTTGGGGGGGAAGGCCATAATGAGAACTGCTGACGGGGGATAGGGCTTTTGCCCGGTCGTCGCCGGCTGTGCTATACTTCGCCCCGTGGTCATTGAGCCAGGAGAACGGCAATGGGCTATGCCGACAAGATTTCGCGGGAGGTCGAGGCCCTGCCTCGGGAGCAGCAGGCCGAGGTCCTGGCGTTCGTCGCGCCCACCTGAAGCAGCGGCAATCCGCGTTTCCCGTCCCCACCGAGGAGCAGTCCCGCCGCAAGGACGAACTCCTGGCTCTTTTCCGCCGCCACGCGGTAGACCTCGCGGGCTTCGTGTTCGACCGCGAGGAGCCAAGTCGTGGCCGTCAACCTTCCGGGCCGAACGCTTCGAGCAGGTTCCGGGCACCGTGAATGATCCGGAGAACGATGACGCCGGACCTGGTGGGCTTGTAGAAAATCAGGTAGTTGCCGACGGGAAAGGTCCGCACGCCGGACCCGAAGGCCTCGCGCAGCCGGCCCATTTCCGAACTGGCCGCGATTTCCCGGCACTTGTCCTTGATGCGATTGATGAAGCGTTCGGCTTCCCGCTTGTTGTCCTTCGCGATGTACCCGCCGATCTCGGCAAGATCGTGCAAGGCGCCGCTGGTATAGCGAGGGCGGGGAGGCATGGAATCAGCGGGTTACCTTGATGCCGAGCTTGGATTCGAGGTGCGCGAAAACGTCTTCTTCGTCCAGCACGTTGCCCGCCTCGACATCGGCCAGACCTTCCTGCACCTTCGCCCGCGTTTCGAGGAAATAGGCGGTATCCTCGACCGACAGCTTTTCGACGTGCACGGCATAGACCGCCCCCGCCTCGCTTCCTTCCAGCGCGGCGACAAGCTCCCTCGGGAGCTTTTCGGCCTGAATGGCGAGGGTGGCGCTTTGGCGCATGGCAACGGCCTCCTTGGTGATCATGGCCGCATTCTACCCCCCATGCCGATTTTATGCCATCCCCCCGCAAGCCCCCGGTTCCTTCCCCTTTTTCGATCCGCGGCAGCATCCCTGTTTGCTGCTGTTTATATGTTTGTCTGTTTGAGGGAGCGTCAAACCCCTTATTTTCCAGGCCTTTCCGCGCGCGATTGGGACGGAAGGGGGGCGAGTTGGGGACGGATTCGCGCACCTGTCCCGATTACGCCATCCTATCAACGATCTAACCCCGCCCCCCATGACCCGCCAAGTCGTCGTCGCCAAGATCGACCGGGAAAAGCTCGTCGTCACCCAGGCCAACAAGCTGGCGGAAGCCAGCTACTTCATGACGCTGGAGGAAAAGCGCGTCGTGCTCCTCATGGTGTCGCTGGTCCGCCAGGAAGACAGCGACTTCAAGACCTACCGCATTCCCATCGCCGACATCCGCGATTACCTCGGGCTGCGCACGAACAAGCTCTATGACGACATCAAGCGCGTGCGCGAGGTGATGAACGCCAGGACGATATCATCCCTCGTCTCGTTATCGCGCGAAATGACCAGGGCGGGACGGAGCTTGGCGCCGGAAAGGTCCGTGAAGGGAAACGTGACGAAGACGATACTGCCGAATTCAAACATTGCGCTCTTTGATATCGGCCAGGGTGTAGATATCCGGCTCGTCCTTCAGCCAGTCGAAAGCGCCGCCTTCCTGTGCCATGCGGGCAATGGGGAATTCTTCAGCCTCGACTTCCTCGAAGACGACGCGCACATGCTGGCGGGGCTTGATGCCCCGTCGCGTCATTTCCGCGAAGACTTGGCTGGCTTCGATATTCTCAAGAACCTGCTTCATGGCGGCATGGTACACGATTGGGGGGCGGCCGTCATGGTCAACCTGCCCGTTGGCGTATCGCGAATAGCGACCCGCTCGCTCACCCATGCGTCCACCTCGGACAACGGCTACGCGCAATCGGAACCATCGTCTTCCCGGTGCTTCCCCGGCAAGAAAAATGGCCAAGCCATTTGGTGAGCGCGGATGGGATCGAACCATCGACCTACTGATTAAAAGAGTGCGCCGACCCGTTCAAAAGATACCGGCGGCCGCCCGAGCTTGCCCGCTCCCGGGACCGCTTGCGGAAGCGGCTTTGGCCGCAGTCGTCCGGACTGACCTCGAAGACGGGCGCACCAGATATTTTCCTCGCCTCCACCGGCACGGAAAAAGGATGCGGGCTCAGTAGGTATTCATCGAGGGATCGACACGCTTGGCCCAGGCGTCGATGCCGCCGCGCAGGCTGGTGGCCTGCCGGAAGCCCATGTTGCGCAGCCAGGCCATGACATGCAGGCTGCGCACCCCGTGATGGCAGATGACCACCAGGTTCTCGTTGGCCGGCAGCCGTTCCAGGTGGGCGGGCAGTTCCCGCATGGGGATGTGCAGGCTGTCCTTGAAGCCGCAGACCGCCACTTCCCAGGGTTCCCGGACGTCCAGGATGCGGTGCGGCACCCCGTCCTTGGTCATACGGTCCAGGTCTTCGACGTCGATTTCTTGAGGCAGGGACATTGCGGGTCTCTCGGTCTTGGCGCCGGTGGGGTTCAGATAATTCGGGATGCGCCCGGATGCAAGGGGCGGATCATTTGGCGGCCAGCAGGTCCCTGAGCCGGGCCGCCATTTGTTCGGGGGCGGTGCCGTGGGGAAAATGGGCGCGGAAGGCGCCGTCGGGCCCCATCAGGTAGGTGATGGCGCCGTGGTCCATCAGGTAGTCGTCGGGCCCGCCGCCCGGCTGGGCGACCTTGGCGTAATAGACCCGGAACTTGCGCGCCGCGTCGACGACCTGCTCGTTGGTGCCGGTAAGCCCCACCAGGCGCGGATGGAAATGACCGACGAACTCCTTCAGCTTCTCGACCGTGTCGCGTTGAGGGTCAACCGAAATGAAGAGGGGGACGATCCGCTCCGCCGCCGGTCCCAGGATATCGAGGGCCTGGGCCACGGTGGACAGGTTGGTCGGGCAGACGTCCGGGCAGAAGGTGTAGCCGAAGAAGATCAGCATGAAGCGGCCACGGTAGTCGGCATCGGTCACCGCCCGGCCGTCGTGGTCGGTGAGGGCGAAGGGGCCGCCGATGGCCGGGGCCTTGGCCGGCCCCCCCACCACCTCGACCTTCAGGCCGCCGCCCGTCGTCGCCTGTTCGGCCGGGGGCGCGAGCCAGCGCTTGCCGGCCAAGGCGACCACCAGCAGCACCACGACCAGGGCGCCGTAGACCACGATCCGGTTCTTCATGTTCAAGGCTCCGCGCTTGTTTTTATTTCGAGGCCGACCGACACCGCCCTCGCGGAAACCCGGCAGAGGCGATTCTCTAGCATCGCCGGGTCCAGGGAGCAAGCTAATCGGCCGCTTCGTCGGCCTCGGCTTGGACCGAATCGAGGTCGATGGGCACGCCCGGCTCGCTCTTCGACGTGCGGATGGACAGCGCCGACTTGACGTGGCTGACGTTGGGGGCCGCGGTCAGGCGGGTGGTGAGGAAATGCTGGTAGGCGTCCCAGTCCCTGGCCACCACCTTGAGCAGGAAGTCGGTCTCGCCGGCCAGCATGTGGCATTCGCGCACCTCCGGCCACTGGCGGACCAGGGACTCGAAGGAATCGAGATCGGCTTCCGCCTGGCTGCTCAAGCCCACCTGGGCGAAGACGGTCACGTTGAAGCCCAGCGCCTTGGCGTCCAGTTGGGCGTGGTAGCCGCGGATGTAGCCGGCTTCCTCCAGCACCCGCACGCGCCGCAGGCAGGGCGGCGCCGAAATGCCGGCCCTTCTTGCCAGTTCCACGTTGGTGATCCGTCCGTCGGCCTGCAGATCGTGCAGGATGCGCCGGTCGATGCCGTCCAGTTTGACCCTGGGCATGGGCTCCTCGTCTCCCCGAAAAAACTCGCGCAACAATATTACAATTGAAATTTAATTACAATGCCTGTCGCGGGGGCTTCTTGCATCGCGGCATGGGGCTCCTTATCCTGGCGGCGTCGCACTGATCGTAAGGGGGCCCATCCATGTCCACCACGCATCGCACCAAGGTCCTGATCGTCGGATCGGGCCCGGCCGGCTACACGGCGGCCATCTACACCGCGCGCGCCAATCTGAAGCCGCTGCTGGTGCGCGGCATGCAGCCGGGCGGGCAGATGACCATCACCACCGATGTCGAGAACTTCCCCGGCTTCGCCGAACCCATCATGGGCCCCTGGCTGATGGAACAGATGCAAAAGCAGGCCGAACACGTGGGCGCCGCCCTGATGGAGGACGTGATCGTGTCTGCCGACCTGTCCAAGCGTCCCTTCGTCCTGACGGGCGATTCGGGCGACGTCTACACGGGCGACACCCTGATCGTCGCCACCGGCGCCACCGCCCGCTGGCTGGGGCTGCCGTCCGAAGACCGCTATCGCGGCATGGGCGTGTCGGCCTGCGCCACCTGCGACGGCTTCTTCTACAAGGGCAAGGACGTGGTCGTGGTGGGCGGCGGCAATACGGCGGTCGAGGAAGCCATCTACCTGACCAACTTCTGTTCCAAGGTCACCCTGGTGCACCGCCGCGATTCGCTGCGCGCCGAAAAGATCATGCAGGACAAGCTGTTCGCCAACCCTAAGATCCAGGTGGTCTGGGACAGCGTGGTGGACGAGATCCTGGGCGGCGGCATGCCGCCGGGAGTGACCGGCGTGCGCCTGAAGAACGTCAAGACCGGGGCCACGTCCGAGGTCAAGGTGGACGGCGTCTTCGTCGCCATCGGCCATTCGCCCAACACCGACCTGTTCAAGGGCCAGCTGGACATCGATGCCGAAGGCTACATCGTCACCCGGCCGGGCCGCCCGCTGACCAATATCCCCGGCGTCTTCGCGGCCGGCGACGTGCAGGACAAGCATTACCGCCAGGCGGTGACGGCGGCCGGTTCAGGCTGCATGGCGGCGCTGGAAGCGGATCGGTTCCTCGCCCTCAACGGTCACTGAGCGGAAAGGCGGAGCGGCCATGGACTGGGACAAGCTGCGCATTTTCCACGCGGTCGCGCAGGCCGGCAGCTTCACCCATGCGGGCGAGGTGCTGAACCTCAGCCAGTCGGCGGTCAGCCGCCAGGTCGGCGCCCTGGAGGACAGCCTGGGCGTGCCGCTGTTCCACCGCCACGCCCGCGGCCTTTTGCTCACCGAGCAGGGCGAGATGCTCCATCGCACCGCCCGCGAGATGGTCTCCAAGCTGGGCATGGCGGAAGCCCGCATCAAGGAAAGCAAGGACCGTCCGCAGGGTCGCCTGCGGGTGACCACCACGGTGGCCTTCGGATCGGTCTGGCTGACCTCGCGGGTCCGCCAGTTCCTGGAACGCTATCCCGATATCGAGTTGTCGGTGATGCTGGCCGACACCGAACTGGATCTCGCCATGCGCCAGGCCGAGGTCGCCATCCGCATGACTCCGGCGACCCAGCCCGACCTGGTGCAGCGCCGCCTGATGACCATGACCTACCACGTCTTCGCGGCGCCCGATTATCTGAAGCGCTACGGCATGCCGCGCTGCGTCGCCGATCTGGACAAGCACCGAATCGTCGTCTACGGCGACGACACCAAGCCGCCGGTGGAAGGCCTCAACTGGCTGCTCGAAGCCGGGATGAAGGATGGAGAACGCCGCCGTCCGGCCCTCAAGGTCAACAGTTCCTACGGGATATTCCGCGCCGTCCAAAGCGGCATCGGCATCGGCGGCCTGCCCGACTACATGAGCCGCGAAGCCGGCAACCTGGTGGAGATCCTGCCCGAACTGAGCGGGCCGACGTTCGACGCCTATTTCGTCTATCCGGAGGAACTGCGCAATTCCAAGCGCATCGCCGTGTTCCGCGATTTCCTGATCGAGCAGATCGAGAAGGACGGCCAAGCCGGCTGAGTCATGCGTTTTCCGCATGCCTGTCCTGTTGGATTGTCTATTGTTCGCAACTGCAGCAAACCGTTATACAGGCCAACAGATGATGCTGCATTGCAGCAACACGGCCGATCCTGATCGGCTTCGGGCGCGAGCCCGATACCGGGGTCCGTTCCTCCCCCCTTTGTTTGGAACGGATTCCAGCGTCTCCCAGACGTGAAGCCTCCCTGTTAAACTCGCCGGCCCCTCGGGGCCGGCTTTTTTTTGGTTTATCCGGAACAGGGGCCGATCTAATCCGCCCCCAGCCGCCCGCCGCTCAGGCGGACGGCTTCTTGCAGGGTCTTGAGGGCGAGGGCGTTTTCCCGGCCCAGCAGGACCAGGGACGGGATGTCCCAGGGGCGGCAGAGGGCCTCGTAGGCCGCCTTCCAGGGATCGACCGTGCCGTCCGCGGCCACCAAGTCCGTCACCCAGGAGGGTATCGCCCGCCCGGCGGGATCGGCAATCGCCCTGAGGACCAGGAAAGACAGACCGTATTCGGCCGCCACCGCCGCCACGGCGTGGCTTTCCATGTCGACGGCCAGGGCACCCGTCTCGGTGCGCAGTTCCTTCTTGCGGGATGCCAGGATCACCGGGCCGTCACGACCCAGGAGACTGCCCGGCAAGGCCGCCAAGCCGCCGCGGGCCAGCTTGGCGGTCAAGCGCTTGCGCCAGCGGGCATCGGCTTCCACGCGCCGGCCGCCGGGCAGCACGACGGCATCCGCCGCCAGCAGGGCGCCCGGTTTCAGGACGGGATCGAGGGCTCCGGCCACCCCGAAACTGACCAGCGCGGTGCAGCCGGCATCGACCAGACCCAGGGCTTCGCGATAGGCCTTGTCGGGGCGGGCACCGCTCACCCCCACCCGCAAAGCATCGCCCTGCGGCAGGCAGGCCGCCTCGCTCGCCATGCCGACGATGACGCCCAGCCTGGTCACAGGCCGTAGGGGGTGGTCTTGGAGTTGGACTGGCGCAGGTTGCGATAGCGCGCCAGGGCCCATAGCGGGAAGTACGCGCTGTAGCCGTGGTAGCGCAGGTAGAAGATGCGCGGGAAGCCGACGGCGTTGTAGAAGGTTTCCTCCCACTTGCCGCCGTCGCGCGGCGCCTTCAACAGAAACTCGATGCCCCGCTTGACCGCATCGCTTTCCACCTCGCCGGCCGCCATCAGGCCCAGCACCGCCCAGGCGGTCTGGGAGGCCGTGCTGGCCTTGGCCTCGTCCTTGCGGTGGTCCCAGTAGGTGGCGCAGTCCTCGCCCCATCCGCCGTCGGGACGCTGTCGGGCCTTCAGCCAGTCCACCGCCTTTCGAACCGTCGGCGAATTCGCATCCTCGCCGGCGGCGTTCAGGGCCGCCAGGGCGGACCAAGTGCCGTAGATGTAGTTCGTCCCCCAGCGCCCGAACCAGGAACCGTCGTCTTCCTGCTCGCGCTTGATGTAGTCGATGCCCCGCGCCATGGCCGGGTCTTCCGGCTTGTAGCCCAACTGGGCCAGGAAGCCGACGCAGCGGGCGCTCACGTCCACCGTGGGCGGGTCCAGCAGCGCCCCGTGGTCGGCGAATGGGATATGTTCCAGGAAATAGTATTCGTTGTCGGCGTCGAAGGCGCCCCAGCCGCCGTTGGCGCTCTGCATGCCTTCGACCCATTCGGCGGCGCGGTCGATGTTCTCGCGGCTGGCGTGCTGGTCGGCGCGATGGAGCGCCATGCCCACCACCGCCGTGTCGTCCACGTCCGGGTAATAGTCGTTCCAGTACTGGAAGGCCCAGCCGCCCGGCCGGATGTCGCCGCGATTGGCGGTCCAGTCGCCGCGCACCGAAAGGATCTGGCGGCCGCGCAGCCATTCGCAGGCCTTGACGAGGCGCTCGTCGCCCGGCGCGACGCCCGCTTCCATCAAGGCATGGGCGGCCAGGCCGGTATCCCAGACCGGCGACAGGCAGGGCTGCACGTAGCCCCAATCGCCCTTGACGGTCACCAGCTTGTCCACCGACTGCCGGGCGATGGCCCGTTGGGGATGATCCTTGGGGTAGCCGAGCGCGTCGTAGAGCATCACCGCATTGGCCATGGCGGGGAAGATGGCGCCCAGGCCGTCCTCGCCGTTCAGGCGCTCCTCGATGAAGCGGAGCGCCTTGTCCACCGCCTTTTGGCGCAGGAATTCGGGGAACAGGGGTTCCATCAGGCGGCCGATGCGATCGACCGCCAGCAGGATCTCGCCCAGCCAGTGGCCGGTGGGATTGCTGAGGTACTTGCCCTCCTTCTCGGGAGGCGTGACGAAAAGTTCGGCCAGATCGACGCCGCGTGGGTTGCGGGCCCGGGGCTTCATGGAGGCGAGCGCCAGCAGCGGCACCATCACCGTGCGCGACCAGTAGGACACCTTATCCATGTGGAAGGGCGACCACTTGGGCAGCAGAAGCGCTTCCACCCGCAGCACCGGCACCGCCCGCCAGGGTACCTGGCCCCAGAGCGCCAGCGCGAAGCGGGTGAAGACGTTGGCGCGCGCCGCCCCGCCCCGTTCCAGGATCGCTTCGCGTGCTTTCTTCATGTGGGGCGCGTCGCGGGAATCTCCCACCAAGCGCAAGGCCAGATAGGCCTTGACCGAGGCGCTCATGTCGAAGTCGCCGTCGTGGAACAGCGGCCAGCCGCCGTGGCGGCCCTGGATGGCGCGCAGGTAGTTGGCGAGCTTGGCCTCGGTGGCGTCGTCGATCTCGGCCAGGTAGTGGTTGAGCATGATGTATTCGGCGGGAATGGTGGCATCCGCCTCCAGCTCGTAGACCCAGTGGCCGTCCGGCTTCTGGTCAGCCAGCAGCCAAGCAGCCGCCTCAGAGATGGTTCTATCCAGCAAGCGGTCGGCGGTCGAAGTCTTCCCGTCGTCGTCCAACATGGTCATCGCCCCAGATCGGCCCCGTCCACCGGACGGGTTTCACGATGTTGCATTGCAAAAATTGCCTTGATGGGCGAATTGAATGGGCCTGTCTTCCCGCCTTGTCAAGGGCGGAGAAGATCGGCGGCCCGGTGGCCGGAGCGGATGGCGCCTTCGATGGTGGCCGGCAGTCCGGTGGCGGTCCAGTCGCCGGCCAGCACCAGGTTCGGCCAGGAAGTGGTGGGACCGGGCCGGCGGGCGACCTCTTCCGGGGCCTGCAAGAAGGTGGCGC
This window harbors:
- a CDS encoding type II toxin-antitoxin system RelE/ParE family toxin; amino-acid sequence: MPPRPRYTSGALHDLAEIGGYIAKDNKREAERFINRIKDKCREIAASSEMGRLREAFGSGVRTFPVGNYLIFYKPTRSGVIVLRIIHGARNLLEAFGPEG
- a CDS encoding replication initiation protein, with protein sequence MTRQVVVAKIDREKLVVTQANKLAEASYFMTLEEKRVVLLMVSLVRQEDSDFKTYRIPIADIRDYLGLRTNKLYDDIKRVREVMNARTISSLVSLSREMTRAGRSLAPERSVKGNVTKTILPNSNIALFDIGQGVDIRLVLQPVESAAFLCHAGNGEFFSLDFLEDDAHMLAGLDAPSRHFREDLAGFDILKNLLHGGMVHDWGAAVMVNLPVGVSRIATRSLTHASTSDNGYAQSEPSSSRCFPGKKNGQAIW
- a CDS encoding rhodanese-like domain-containing protein, whose protein sequence is MSLPQEIDVEDLDRMTKDGVPHRILDVREPWEVAVCGFKDSLHIPMRELPAHLERLPANENLVVICHHGVRSLHVMAWLRNMGFRQATSLRGGIDAWAKRVDPSMNTY
- a CDS encoding SCO family protein, with protein sequence MKNRIVVYGALVVVLLVVALAGKRWLAPPAEQATTGGGLKVEVVGGPAKAPAIGGPFALTDHDGRAVTDADYRGRFMLIFFGYTFCPDVCPTNLSTVAQALDILGPAAERIVPLFISVDPQRDTVEKLKEFVGHFHPRLVGLTGTNEQVVDAARKFRVYYAKVAQPGGGPDDYLMDHGAITYLMGPDGAFRAHFPHGTAPEQMAARLRDLLAAK
- a CDS encoding Lrp/AsnC family transcriptional regulator, coding for MPRVKLDGIDRRILHDLQADGRITNVELARRAGISAPPCLRRVRVLEEAGYIRGYHAQLDAKALGFNVTVFAQVGLSSQAEADLDSFESLVRQWPEVRECHMLAGETDFLLKVVARDWDAYQHFLTTRLTAAPNVSHVKSALSIRTSKSEPGVPIDLDSVQAEADEAAD
- the trxB gene encoding thioredoxin-disulfide reductase, translated to MSTTHRTKVLIVGSGPAGYTAAIYTARANLKPLLVRGMQPGGQMTITTDVENFPGFAEPIMGPWLMEQMQKQAEHVGAALMEDVIVSADLSKRPFVLTGDSGDVYTGDTLIVATGATARWLGLPSEDRYRGMGVSACATCDGFFYKGKDVVVVGGGNTAVEEAIYLTNFCSKVTLVHRRDSLRAEKIMQDKLFANPKIQVVWDSVVDEILGGGMPPGVTGVRLKNVKTGATSEVKVDGVFVAIGHSPNTDLFKGQLDIDAEGYIVTRPGRPLTNIPGVFAAGDVQDKHYRQAVTAAGSGCMAALEADRFLALNGH
- a CDS encoding LysR family transcriptional regulator, which gives rise to MDWDKLRIFHAVAQAGSFTHAGEVLNLSQSAVSRQVGALEDSLGVPLFHRHARGLLLTEQGEMLHRTAREMVSKLGMAEARIKESKDRPQGRLRVTTTVAFGSVWLTSRVRQFLERYPDIELSVMLADTELDLAMRQAEVAIRMTPATQPDLVQRRLMTMTYHVFAAPDYLKRYGMPRCVADLDKHRIVVYGDDTKPPVEGLNWLLEAGMKDGERRRPALKVNSSYGIFRAVQSGIGIGGLPDYMSREAGNLVEILPELSGPTFDAYFVYPEELRNSKRIAVFRDFLIEQIEKDGQAG
- a CDS encoding nucleoside phosphorylase; protein product: MTRLGVIVGMASEAACLPQGDALRVGVSGARPDKAYREALGLVDAGCTALVSFGVAGALDPVLKPGALLAADAVVLPGGRRVEADARWRKRLTAKLARGGLAALPGSLLGRDGPVILASRKKELRTETGALAVDMESHAVAAVAAEYGLSFLVLRAIADPAGRAIPSWVTDLVAADGTVDPWKAAYEALCRPWDIPSLVLLGRENALALKTLQEAVRLSGGRLGAD
- the shc gene encoding squalene--hopene cyclase; translated protein: MLDDDGKTSTADRLLDRTISEAAAWLLADQKPDGHWVYELEADATIPAEYIMLNHYLAEIDDATEAKLANYLRAIQGRHGGWPLFHDGDFDMSASVKAYLALRLVGDSRDAPHMKKAREAILERGGAARANVFTRFALALWGQVPWRAVPVLRVEALLLPKWSPFHMDKVSYWSRTVMVPLLALASMKPRARNPRGVDLAELFVTPPEKEGKYLSNPTGHWLGEILLAVDRIGRLMEPLFPEFLRQKAVDKALRFIEERLNGEDGLGAIFPAMANAVMLYDALGYPKDHPQRAIARQSVDKLVTVKGDWGYVQPCLSPVWDTGLAAHALMEAGVAPGDERLVKACEWLRGRQILSVRGDWTANRGDIRPGGWAFQYWNDYYPDVDDTAVVGMALHRADQHASRENIDRAAEWVEGMQSANGGWGAFDADNEYYFLEHIPFADHGALLDPPTVDVSARCVGFLAQLGYKPEDPAMARGIDYIKREQEDDGSWFGRWGTNYIYGTWSALAALNAAGEDANSPTVRKAVDWLKARQRPDGGWGEDCATYWDHRKDEAKASTASQTAWAVLGLMAAGEVESDAVKRGIEFLLKAPRDGGKWEETFYNAVGFPRIFYLRYHGYSAYFPLWALARYRNLRQSNSKTTPYGL